In Aspergillus nidulans FGSC A4 chromosome II, a single window of DNA contains:
- a CDS encoding uncharacterized protein (transcript_id=CADANIAT00004733) has product MPSRLLRLTIAFALSLGSCSSLTSPVERGSNALFDYIVVGGGNAGLTLASRLSENSIVRVAVIEAGTFYERVTGNESIIPGNRGLYEGKAPSITNPLVEWGFMITPQAYLNESRIYMKLSGCTALNAMNYERPNAGSMDLWAAMVIDSSYAWDNSLHYFQKSIDFTPPDMSTRFANSTPSYDPTVLASGGPLSLTHPNYAQPFSSWLAEAMPEVDIGHIPGFRSGRLTMAERISFQEIAARGVIVSDMVSNRTFDLLARREVIISAGAFQSPQMLMVSGVGPAGLLAEHEIPLVADRPGVGQNMHDHVLFGVSYGVDVDTAYALGEPEAAAEAATLYHEDQAGPLSNRWRLCCLRKTPAGLSWWLVGRSRASDWPGIQGLFPAYAGNFYNPYVGGPREGNYVTLLAILMSPQSRGNAHSPRPVCWIPHSLIQPDSPIPSTWSSLLRRSSGCGVSSVRRYWKAH; this is encoded by the exons ATGCCCTCGCGGCTCCTCCGGCTAACCATCGCCTTTGCCCTCTCGTTGGGGTCATGCAGTTCCCTCACTTCACCTGTTGAAAGAGGCAGTAATGCCCTTTTTGACTACatcgtcgtcggcggcggcaacgCAGGTCTTACCCTCGCATCCCGGCTGTCTGAAAACTCAATTGTTCGAGTCGCCGTCATTGAGGCAGGGACATTCTACGAACGGGTTACCGGCAATGAGAGCATCATACCAGGGAATAGAGGGCTGTATGAAGGGAAAGCGCCGAGTATCACGAATCCGCTGGTAGAGTGGGGATTTATGATTACGCCTCAGGCT TATTTAA ACGAGAGTCGTATTTACATGAAGCTCAGCGGTTGTACGGCCCTCAACGCGATGAACTATGAACGACCTAATGCAGGGTCAATGGATCTCTGGGCCGCAATGGTCATCGACTCCTCCTACGCTTGGGACAATTCACTCCATTACTTTCAGAAAAGCATTGATTTTACGCCGCCAGACATGTCAACGCGGTTCGCAAACTCCACACCCAGCTATGATCCGACAGTCTTAGCAAGCGGCGGTCCTCTTTCCCTCACGCACCCAAACTACGCTCAGCCTTTCAGTAGCTGGCTTGCTGAGGCCATGCCTGAGGTCGATATTGGGCATATTCCGGGGTTTCGGAGCGGAAGGCTT ACAATGGCAGAGAGGATATCGTTCCAGGAAATTGCGGCTAGAGGTGTGATTGTCAGTGATATGGTCAGCAACCGAACCTTTGACCTGCTCGCTCGACGAGAAGTCATTATTTCTGCGGGGGCCTTCCAGTCACCTCAGATGCTGATGGTCTCTGGTGTCGGCCCTGCTGGCTTACTCGCAGAGCACGAGATTCCTCTTGTAGCAGACAGACCCGGTGTTGGACAGAATATGCACGATCATGTCTTGTTTGGGGTTTCATATGGGGTGGATGTCGACACCGCGTATGCACTGGGAGAACCCGAGGCCGCCGCTGAGGCTGCAACACTCTACCACGAAGATCAAGCAGGACCGCTGTCAAACCGCTGGAGATTATGCTGCCTTCGAAAGACTCCCGCCGGACTTTCGTGGTGGCTTGTCGGCCGAAGCAGAGCAAG CGACTGGCCCGGGATACAGGGTCTCTTCCCGGCCTACGCCGGAAATTTCTACAATCCCTACGTCGGCGGCCCAAGGGAAGGAAACTACGTGACCCTCCTCGCAATTCTTATGAGCCCTCAGTCCCGCGGGAACGCTCACTCTCCTCGCCCAGTATGCTGGATCCCCCACTCATTAATCCAGCCTGACTCGCCCATCCCGTCGACGTGGAGCTCGCTGTTGCGGCGTTCAAGCGGCTGCGGAGTATCTTCCGTGCGCCGGTATTGGAAGGCGC
- a CDS encoding anticodon-binding domain-containing protein (transcript_id=CADANIAT00004738): protein MTGGKRNSGIKQSNPGPGVTNQGMANAMVPLEQALSDVVGARVRITTNPATSTIEGIVFTADPITNLVAVNTADGKQTGAGNYHVIPISRIQSFELLSLPPSAQSGGATSFSDAQPSLHALDIRALKKREADAVVEMQNAEARRGKGVTREAQDLFNAFIRTMPTTRWDGANIIVADAVSIAPPYRVDDCRPLVAGDTAALARIRKVLEMERQKIEFRNASAAIGSANTFSRSAASGPGAAGPRKGG from the exons ATGACAGGCGGCAAACGTAACAGCGGAATCAAACAATCAAATCCAGGTCCGGGTGTCACGAATCAAGGAATGGCGAATGCGATGGTGCCTCTTGAGCAGGCGTTAAGCGATGTAGTCGGTGCGCG CGTCCGCATCACTACCAACCCGGCCACGTCTACGATTGAGGGTATCGTTTTCACCGCCGACCCAATCACGAACCTCGTCGCCGTAAACACTGCCGACGGTAAACAAACTGGAGCCGGGAACTACCACGTCATTCCAATTTCACGGATACAAAGCTTTGAGctcctctctcttccgccGTCTGCCCAGAGCGGCGGAGCGACGTCGTTCTCTGACGCCCAACCATCGTTGCACGCTCTGGATATCCGTGCTTTGAAGAAGCGGGAGGCCGACGCTGTTGTGGAAATGCAAAACGCTGAGGCACGCCGAGGCAAGGGAGTCACACGGGAAGCGCAGGACCTGTTTAATGCTTTCATTCGCACGATGCCTACGACAAGGTGGGATGGAGCGAACATCATCGTGGCAGATGCGGTTTCGATTGCGCCGCCGTACCGAGTGGATGATTGCCGGCCGCTGGTGGCAGGTGACACAGCTGCTCTTGCCCGGATACGCAAGGTG CTTGAAATGGAGCGCCAGAAGATCGAGTTCCGAAACGCCAGCGCCGCTATAGGCTCGGCAAACACCTTCTCCCGTTCGGCGGCTTCTGGGCCTGGAGCTGCCGGACCCAGGAAAGGAGGCTGA
- a CDS encoding uncharacterized protein (transcript_id=CADANIAT00004737), with protein MDDGASTRPADTPEDSGPGEETQTQGTSSKNQALKDRKCQYCNQAFTSSSLGRHLDQFLFKKKPDGIHDVEEIRRIRSGITRRQARTSTGKRDTPDRGLAKGSLDSAQGGEPGGKGPIRMMFNTPTWHATGVINDIPNPSQLQEQAASRFAASQSRMGSFAPTDLGRSSAATNPDTVRALELALREVLDNIKAATSRMRPRISPFEFDIQVQTFPSLCLQLLPPPPTLFAPNPFPSNSSFPLDPPGPDHLNIVRQAIRAKIEQWQSDQLAAESTTNLGKTSLGMDATTIQRNAQQHEELSLRHLELAYKHWLSLPYDSRRDAWQLEIMRAFARESEKRKSLDEQLARVQQEANQLRSQVEKLGTCQWPREFALFPPETLPLPRDVARELDAKESQISPGSARWDYENVVAKWKRVVMHDRTMGRVGISASSPLHDEPTSTAASDSKSRTIQPPSTASPSAGPSPVQNPNANPNPSSPYMSHESPNAAPQAKRQRLMNGRPHPNAPTEQSAAGATQGAPVSSGPWHSVQNQQAQAHVQGPSHGHGHGQQPSPPSPSTG; from the exons ATGGACGACGGCGCGTCGACTCGTCCAGCCGACACTCCTGAGGACTCCGGTCCCGGTGAGGAAACGCAAACACAGGGAACGTCGTCGAAAAACCAAGCGTTAAAGGATCGAAAATGCCAATACTGCAATCAGGCATTCACCTCGTCTTCGCTCGGTCGACATCTCGATCAATttctcttcaagaagaagcccgaTGGTATCCACGATGTCGAGGAAATCCGGCGCATTCGCAGTGGGATCACGCGGCGACAGGCGAGGACGTCGACTGGGAAACGGGATACTCCCGATCGCGGGTTGGCTAAGGGTTCGCTAGATTCGGCCCAGGGTGGTGAACCTGGCGGCAAGGGGCCTATCCGAATGATGTTCAACACGCCGACGTGGCATGCGACCGGGGTCATCAACGACATCCCGAACCCCAGCCAGTTGCAGGAGCAGGCCGCATCTCGATTCGCAGCCTCTCAGTCTCGGATGGGCTCGTTTGCGCCTACTGATCTGGGCCGGAGCTCTGCCGCCACAAACCCAGATACCGTGAGAGCGTTGGAATTGGCCCTACGCGAGGTCTTAGATAACATCAAAGCTGCAAC GTCTCGTATGCGACCGCGCATCTCTCCATTTGAGTTCGACATCCAGGTTCAaacctttccctctctctGTCTCCAACTCCTGCCTCCGCCACCTACACTATTCGCGCCGAACCCATTTCCCTCGAATTCCTCCTTCCCTCTCGACCCTCCAGGACCAGACCACCTCAACATAGTCCGCCAGGCCATCCGCGCGAAGATTGAACAATGGCAGTCGGACCAGCTCGCCGCGGAGTCCACGACCAACCTTGGAAAAACCAGTCTCGGCATGGATGCGACCACAATTCAGCGTAACGCGCAACAACACGAGGAACTGAGCCTGCGACACCTTGAACTCGCCTACAAGCACTGGCTATCGCTCCCCTACGACTCGAGAAGAGACGCTTGGCAGCTTGAAATCATGCGCGCATTCGCCCGCGAGTCCGAGAAACGCAAGTCTCTTGACGAGCAGCTCGCCCGCGTCCAGCAAGAGGCTAACCAACTTCGATCCCAAGTCGAGAAACTTGGGACGTGTCAATGGCCGCGGGAATTCGCGCTCTTTCCGCCCGAAACATTGCCCCTGCCGCGCGATGTCGCGCGTGAACTTGATGCCAAAGAGAGCCAAATCAGTCCCGGCTCCGCACGCTGGGACTACGAAAATGTCGTCGCGAAGTGGAAGCGCGTTGTCATGCATGATCGGACTATGGGCCGCGTCGGGATTAGTGCTTCCAGCCCTTTACATGACGAGCCTACAAGCACCGCTGCCAGCGATAGCAAGTCGAGAACAATCCAGCCACCGTCGACCGCAAGTCCCAGTGCTGGTCCTTCACCAGTACAGAATCCGAACGCGAACCCGAATCCCTCCTCGCCATATATGTCTCACGAAAGCCCAAATGCGGCGCCGCAGGCTAAACGCCAGCGTTTGATGAACGGCCGTCCTCACCCGAATGCCCCGACCGAGCAGTCGGCGGCGGGCGCAACGCAAGGAGCGCCGGTTTCTTCAGGTCCTTGGCATTCAGTTCAAAATCAACAGGCCCAGGCTCACGTCCAGGGACCCAGCCACGGCCATGGTCACGGGCAACAACCGTCACCACCGTCTCCTTCAACTGGGTGA
- the gmdA gene encoding putative amidase gmdA (transcript_id=CADANIAT00004736) encodes MAITSWESLANEKRQATLNAIPTKWRIQEPIPPPSELRDVTGTYIQKFLTPREIEITELDAYGIAEKTTTGEWTAVEVTEAFCHRAALAHQFVNCLHEVFFDLAIEGAKRLDAYFAEHKKPLGPLHGVPISLKDQFHVKGVETTMGYVGWIGTFQGLKDDPRSRVFESELVRELRALGAVLYCKTSVPATLMCGETVNNIITYTNNPRNRLLGCGGSSGGEGALIALKGSPGGFGTDIGGSVRIPAVFNGLYGIRPSSGRIPYEGAANSMDGQNTILSVIGPLASTARSLQFLFKAVLEQQPWLHDPLVLEIPWRSELEQETRTLVEQSAKDPSKLTFAIMKHDGIVMPQPPIARALDIVERTLKQLGHKVIEWSPPSHKTGMELADAAYSLDGGADAQYHFGLSGEEPAPQLIVATGLPQKTALEIAKINVAKREYQKLYMDYWNSTSEVTGTGRPVDAVICPAAPHAAVIPTQYSHVGYTSVINVLDYTSVVIPVTHADKSVDVNVSREFLGELDENSYKNYDADVYDGAPAGVQMFGRRLQEEKMLVLAEYVGSVVKK; translated from the exons ATGGCGATCACTTCCTGGGAATCTCTGGCGAACGAAAAGCGTCAGGCGACCTTAAATGCGATCCCTACAAAGTGGAGAATCCAAGAGCCAATCCCTCCACCCTCAGAGCTCCGTGATGTGACAGGGACATACATCCAGAAATTCCTGACCCCTCGAGAGATCGAGATCACCGAGCTGGATGCATATGGTATTGCCGAGAAAACGACCACTGGAGAGTGGACGGCTGTCGAAGTGACCGAGGCATTCTGTCATCGGGCGGCTCTTGCTCATCAATTC GTGAATTGTCTGCACGAGGTCTTCTTCGACTTAGCTATCGAAGGCGCGAAGCGGCTTGATGCCTACTTTGCTGAGCACAAGAAACCACTTGGGCCTTTGCACGGTGTGCCGATCAGTCTGAAGGACCAATTCCACGTGAAAGGCGTAGAAACAACGATGGGCTATGTCGGCTGGATCGGCACCTTTCAAGGCCTGAAAGACGACCCCAGAAGCAGGGTGTTTGAGAGCGAGCTTGTTCGTGAGCTGCGGGCCCTGGGGGCGGTGCTCTACTGCAAGACCAGTGTGCCCGCGACCCTCATGTGCGGAGAAACAgtcaacaacatcatcacCTACACCAATAACCCCAGGAATAGACTACTCGGTTGTGGAGGCAGTTCCGGTGGCGAAGGAGCACTGATTGCTCTGAAAGGATCACCAGGTGGTTTTGGAACAGATATCGGCGGCAGCGTGCGTATACCTGCCGTATTCAACGGGTTGTATGGCATTCGCCCTTCGTCAGGTCGGATTCCATATGAGGGAGCTGCCAATTCCATGGATGGCCAGAACACGATTTTGTCAGTTATTGGACCACTCGCTAGCACAGCGCGCTCGCTGCAGTTCCTTTTCAAAGCTGTCCTTGAGCAGCAGCCGTGGCTTCACGACCCGCTTGTGCTTGAAATTCCTTGGAGGAGCGAGCTCGAGCAGGAGACGCGTACGTTGGTGGAGCAGTCTGCGAAAGACCCCTCGAAGCTTACATTCGCGATAATGAAGCACGACGGGATTGTTATGCCTCAACCTCCAATTGCTCGTGCTTTGGACATTGTGGAGCGGACCCTCAAGCAACTGGGCCACAAG GTCATTGAATGGAGCCCGCCTTCGCACAAAACCGGCATGGAGCTAGCT GACGCCGCTTACAGCCTGGATGGTGGCGCAGATGCGCAGTACCATTTCGGTTTATCTGGAGAGGAACCCGCGCCGCAGCTCATAGTGGCTACTGGACTGCCTCAAAAGACAGCTTTGGAGATTGCCAAAATCAACGTCGCGAAACGCGAGTACCAGAAACTGTACATGGACTACTGGAACTCAACGTCAGAGGTCACCGGCACTGGGAGGCCAGTCGATGCCGTCATTTGTCCGGCAGCACCCCATGCCGCTGTGATTCCGACTCAGTATAGCCATGTGGGATACACCTCGGTCATCAACGTGCTGGACTACACCAGTGTGGTGATTCCAGTTACACATGCGGATAAGAGCGTTGATGTCAATGTCTCTCGAGAATTCCTTGGAGAACTGGATGAGAATTCGTACAAGAACT ATGATGCGGACGTGTACGATGGAGCGCCAGCGGGGGTGCAGATGTTCGGACGACGActgcaggaggagaagatgctTGTTTTGGCGGAATATGTTGGATCGGTTGTTAAGAAATAG
- the alkB gene encoding oxidoreductase, 2OG-Fe(II) oxygenase family (transcript_id=CADANIAT00004735): MARITGLNAHEAPPDAVRLRYKQYLKASLSEVEADTGIVDLQSLDPDALPDQIALVRKISVEGLQPAFDKFVNTSPTPEPLEKNIPVFTHRSVTGLLMVPSLFPPTVQMELLNRLFHRDLSNSAHKTNLHLHYDVMYPVRTDGGIEYRDTTTSLNESYQQPISFFQDIQTRTFYPKDPEVHKPLSMQSVLTKKLRWVTLGGQYDWTAKEYPAERPPAFPEDIAELLRAAFPETEPEAAILNLYSPGNTLSPHRDVSEECDAGLISVSFGCDGLFLISHDDGAGCEIIRLRSGDAVYMDGTSRFAWHAVPKILPETCPSWLADWPCIPDDENGSCLKAWKGWMAGKRVNLNVRQIVADQA; encoded by the exons ATGGCTCGTATCACAGGTTTAAACGCCCACGAGGCGCCTCCAGATGCCGTGAGACTGCGCTATAAGCAGTATCTAAAAGCGTCACTGTCTGAAGTCGAAGCTGATACGGGCATTGTTGACTTGCAATCTTTGGATCCAGATGCTCTCCCTGACCAGATAGCGCTTGTGCGGAAAATATCTGTCGAGGGTCTTCAGCCGGCTTTCGACAAATTCGTCAACACATCACCAACCCCGGAACCGCTTGAGAAAAACATCCCCGTGTTCACTCATCGATCTGTCACCG GGCTTCTCATGGTCCCGTCCTTATTCCCACCAACGGTCCAAATGGAGCTGCTCAACCGCCTGTTCCACCGAGATCTCTCCAACAGTGCACACAAGACgaatctccatctccactACGATGTAATGTACCCTGTGCGGACGGACGGCGGAATTGAGTACCGTGACACGACTACCTCGCTAAACGAGTCCTATCAACAACCGATCTCTTTTTTCCAGGACATCCAGACACGGACATTCTATCCCAAGGATCCAGAGGTACATAAGCCACTTAGCATGCAAAGTGTTTTGACCAAGAAGCTTCGTTGGGTCACTCTGGGTGGTCAGTACGATTGGACTGCCAAGGAATACCCGGCCGAGCGCCCGCCTGCTTTTCCTGAAGACATTGCAGAGCTTCTCCGAGCAGCTTTTCCTGAGACCGAACCCGAAGCCGCTATCTTGAATCTATACTCTCCCGGAAACACCTTGAGCCCGCACCGTGACGTCAGTGAAGAATGTGACGCAGGCCTTATCAGTGTTAGTTTTGGCTGCGATGGTCTGTTTCTTATCAGTCACGATGACGGCGCCGGGTGTGAGATAATCCGCCTTCGCTCGGGAGATGCAGTGTACATGGATGGCACTTCACGGTTCGCCTGGCATGCCGTGCCTAAGATCCTGCCTGAGACTTGCCCTTCATGGTTGGCAGACTGGCCCTGCATTCCGGATGACGAGAACGGGTCGTGTCTCAAAGCGTGGAAAGGCTGGATGGCGGGTAAAAGAGTGAATCTGAATGTCCGACAAATAGTGGCCGACCAGGCTTAA
- a CDS encoding uncharacterized protein (transcript_id=CADANIAT00004734): protein MVFVPFFYLLAGLTLASGKPILLPRLAQEASQDVAEHSFDVTLESLGNSTVKAEVTNTGTEGLRLIQRGGILDQFPTRKVNVKGGDSDPKFTGVRVEYILSHLTADGFVQLSPNQTVGSVFDVADLYELSPGQEYTAVAKGLLQYTTLANEKRFLTFSYKSNNISFTAPTDTTKRLEDRSTLVCSDEYNQVVQDAISRAAEMATAAAADARTGSALFQKYFKSTSEDDIEEVAGRLDAIAKEATTTGQLKYYCEPTAEDYCAGNVAAMTYPTLNRVVNCPGYYASTKVSNYCGYLDQAAITLHEYAHADALYSPGTEDIAYGYESVLSLDTEDSKNNADNFAYYASSVYLQCDANEEPGEIGSELDVDVGSSGSGSTQTPTATAEPTYPPGPTSTGTTGTGTGTGIGTDTGTGTGWTWPWGQGWGMNDDSGSGDSGSLTGTTSDTNTGSNTGYGTGYGTDFGTGPSGVYGGWDADKSSDSSAAAVTSAPTAAPVTTTDGQELWNLNDLVNWLVSMYAGDGQMQGQTQGQTQTKTASSNLDSGSGGYNAEAGQSATGTQATQAENDKDCDE, encoded by the exons ATGGTGTTTGTTCCTTTCTTTTATCTGCTGGCAGGTTTGACCTTGGCTTCTGGAAAGCCGATTTTGCTCCCCAGGCTGGCCCAGGAAGCATCGCAGGACGTTGCCGAACACTCTTTTGACGTAACCCTCGAGTCCCTTGGAAATTCAACTGTGAAGGCGGAGGTCACAAATACAGGCACAGAAGGTCTTCGACTCATCCAGAGAGGTGGTATCCTCGATCAGTTCCCAACGAGGAAAGTCAACGTCAAGGGTGGTG ATTCCGACCCCAAGTTCACCGGCGTCCGCGTTGAATACATTCTTTCTCACTTAACAGCCGATGGCTTCGTCCAACTCTCGCCAAATCAGACAGTTGGATCTGTCTTCGACGTCGCCGACCTCTACGAGCTCTCTCCGGGCCAGGAATACACAGCAGTCGCGAAAGGCCTCCTCCAGTACACGACGCTAGCAAATGAGAAGAGATTCCTCACCTTCAGCTATAAATCCAACAACATCTCATTCACCGCACCAACCGACACCACCAAACGCCTGGAAGATCGCTCCACTCTCGTATGCTCCGACGAATACAACCAGGTTGTGCAAGATGCGATCTCCCGGGCAGCTGAAATGGCCActgctgcggcggccgaTGCTCGCACCGGTAGCGCTCTCTTTCAAAAATACTTCAAGTCCACATCCGAGGACGATATAGAGGAGGTTGCTGGTCGGCTAGATGCCATTGCTAAAGAAGCAACAACGACAGGCCAGCTAAAGTACTACTGTGAGCCCACGGCAGAAGACTACTGCGCTGGCAATGTTGCGGCCATGACATACCCCACTCTCAACAGAGTTGTCAACTGCCCAGGGTACTACGCCAGCACCAAGGTCTCGAATTATTGCGGGTATCTCGACCAAGCTGCCATCACACTCCATGAGTACGCACACGCGGACGCTCTGTACAGTCCTGGAACAGAAGATATTGCGTATGGCTATGAGTCTGTTTTGTCTCTTGACACGGAAGATTCGAAGAATAATGCAGACAACTTTGCTTATTATGCTTCTTCTGTCTACCTCCAATGTGACGCCAACGAAGAACCAGGCGAGATTGGATCGGAACTTGACGTCGATGTCGGTTCAAGCGGAAGTGGCTCCACACAAACACCCACAGCAACAGCTGAACCTACATATCCCCCAGGACCCACATCCACTGGAACAACAGGAACCGGTACTGGTACTGGCATTGGTACAGATACAGGAACTGGTACAGGCTGGACCTGGCCGTGGGGCCAAGGCTGGGGAATGAACGATGACAGCGGCAGTGGCGACAGTGGCTCATTGACTGGCACAACGTCAGATACAAACACTGGCTCTAATACTGGTTATGGTACTGGCTATGGTACTGACTTCGGTACTGGTCCAAGCGGTGTTTACGGCGGCTGGGATGCAGACAAAAGCTCAGActcttccgctgctgcagttACATCGGCCCCGACTGCGGCACCCGTCACTACCACGGATGGCCAGGAGCTCTGGAATCTGAATGATCTGGTCAACTGGTTGGTGAGCATGTATGCGGGAGACGGACAGATGCAGGGACAAACACAGGGACAGACTCAGACCAAGACGGCAAGTTCCAACTTGGACTCCGGATCTGGCGGGTATAACGCGGAGGCCGGACAGAGTGCGACCGGTACTCAGGCTACTCAGGCGGAAAATGATAAGGATTGCGATGAGTAG
- a CDS encoding NADP(+)-dependent, decarboxylating phosphogluconate dehydrogenase (transcript_id=CADANIAT00004739) — MSSAVADFGLIGLAVMGQNLILNAADHGFTVCAYNRTTSKVDRFLENEAKGKSIVGAHSVEEFCSKLKRPRRIMLLVMAGNPVDQFIESLLPHLEEGDIIIDGGNSHFPDSNRRTKYLKEKGIRFVGSGVSGGEEGARYGPSLMPGGNEEAWPYIKDIFQSIAAKSDGEACCDWVGDEGAGHYVKMVHNGIEYGDMQLICEAYDILKRGVGLSSKEIADVFAKWNNGVLDSFLIEITRDILYFNDDDGTPMVEKILDKAGQKGTGKWTAVNALDLGMPVTLIGESVFARCLSALKDERIRASSLLNGPTPEFTGDKEEFIADLEQALYASKIISYAQGFMLIQNAAKEYGWKLNKPAIALMWRGGCIIRSVFLKDITEAYRKDPDLENLLFNDFFNKAIHNAQKGWRNVVSKGALWGIPTPAFSTALSFYDGYRTKALPANLLQAQRDYFGAHTFRIKPEHASEKYPADKDIHVNWTGRGGQVSASTYTA; from the exons ATGAGCAGCGCCGT TGCTGATTTCGGTCTCATCGGTCTGGCCGTTATGGGCCAGAACCTGATCCTCAACGCTGCTGATCACGGTTTCACTGTCTGCGCCTACAACCGTACCACCTCCAAGGTTGACCGTTTCCTTGAGAACGAGGCTAAGG GCAAGTCTATTGTTGGCGCTCACTCCGTAGAGGAATTCTGCTCCAAGCTCAAGCGCCCTCGCCGTATCATGCTCCTTGTCATGGCCGGAAACCCCGTTGACCAGTTCATCGAGTCTCTTCTGCCCCACCTCGAGGAGGGTGATATTATCATCGACGGTGGTAACTCCCACTTCCCCGACAGCAACCGCCGCACCAAGTAcctgaaggagaagggcatcCGCTTCGTCGGCAGCGGTGTCTCCGGTGGTGAGGAGGGTGCCCGCTACGGTCCCTCTCTCATGCCCGGTGGTAACGAGGAGGCCTGGCCTTAcatcaaggatatcttccAGAGCATCGCCGCCAAGAGCGATGGCGAGGCTTGCTGCGACTGGGTCGGTGATGAGGGTGCTGGTCACTACGTCAAGATGGTCCACAATGGTATTGAGTACGGTGACATGCAGCTCATCTGCGAG GCTTACGACATCCTCAAGCGTGGTGTCGGCCTCTCCTCCAAGGAGATTGCCGATGTTTTCGCCAAGTGGAACAACGGTGTTCTTGACTCTTTCCTGATTGAAATCACTCGTGACATTCTCTACTTCAACGACGACGATGGAACCCCCATGGTTGAGAAGATCCTCGACAAGGCTGGTCAGAAGGGTACCGGCAAGTGGACCGCCGTCAACGCTCTCGACCTCGGCATGCCCGTCACCCTGATTGGCGAGTCCGTCTTCGCTCGCTGCCTCTCTGCTCTCAAGGACGAGCGTATCCGCgccagcagcctcctcaacGGCCCCACTCCCGAGTTCACCGGTGACAAGGAGGAGTTCATTGCCGATCTCGAGCAGGCTCTCTACGCCTCCAAGATCATCTCCTACGCCCAGGGTTTCATGCTCATCCAGAAC GCTGCCAAGGAGTACGGCTGGAAGCTCAACAAGCCCGCCATTGCCCTCATGTGGCGCGGTGGTTGCATCATCCGCTCCGTCTTCCTGAAGGACATCACCGAGGCTTACCGCAAGGACCCCGACCTGGAGAACCTGCTCTTCAacgacttcttcaacaaGGCCATCCACAACGCCCAGAAGGGCTGGAGAAACGTTGTCAGCAAGGGTGCTCTCTGGGGTATCCCCACTCCCGCCTTCAGCACCGCTCTGTCCTTCTACGACGGCTACCGCACAAAGGCTCTCCCCGCCAACCTGTTGCAGGCTCAGCGTGACTACTTCGGTGCCCACACCTTCCGCATCAAGCCCGAGCACGCCAGCGAGAAGTACCCCGCTGACAAGGACATCCACGTCAACTGGACCGGCCGTGGTGGTCAAGTTTCCGCCTCGACCTACACTGCTTAA